The following proteins are encoded in a genomic region of Candidatus Neomarinimicrobiota bacterium:
- a CDS encoding FecR family protein produces the protein MTMKKYIPLIMLVVFCSTSLSAQESIAITTKTTGSISFKRANQEEFSSGLKIGTRINNNDQIKTGEDGYAVVVFLDDKSQLKVQPNSVVQIEGASAEDQEGISKRINVDTGKLKAEVAEQRRGDFVIATPTSVASVKGTIFWIIVDPVFGDQVVVESGNVELTNNVTGQSVTVESNQSGSSNQEGNVEITITLTITGTIQSYTEGVSMTVNNVSLVSGESPEGVSIEGAGPLNVSIGDFTTFEGGQPSAGDNVTINGQLRQDGTFTANIVSVVEETHRMEIEFENSDGERRKLEIEYK, from the coding sequence ATGACCATGAAAAAATATATCCCACTCATCATGTTGGTAGTGTTTTGTAGTACCTCACTCAGCGCGCAGGAAAGTATTGCTATCACGACAAAAACTACCGGTTCCATCAGTTTTAAACGGGCAAATCAGGAAGAGTTTAGTTCCGGCCTGAAAATCGGCACCCGCATCAATAACAATGATCAGATAAAGACCGGCGAAGATGGGTATGCGGTGGTTGTCTTTCTGGATGACAAATCCCAGCTGAAGGTGCAACCGAATTCAGTCGTTCAAATTGAAGGGGCCTCCGCTGAAGATCAGGAAGGTATTAGCAAACGTATTAATGTTGATACCGGTAAACTAAAGGCCGAAGTTGCTGAACAGCGACGTGGCGACTTTGTTATTGCAACGCCGACTTCTGTTGCTTCGGTGAAGGGAACAATTTTTTGGATTATCGTGGATCCGGTTTTTGGGGATCAGGTGGTCGTAGAATCCGGAAATGTTGAGCTGACGAATAATGTCACCGGGCAATCGGTTACAGTGGAGTCAAACCAGAGCGGTTCATCGAACCAGGAAGGGAATGTTGAAATTACTATTACCCTGACAATTACGGGGACCATTCAGTCTTACACCGAAGGCGTCAGTATGACGGTAAACAATGTGTCCCTGGTTTCGGGTGAATCACCAGAAGGCGTCTCAATAGAGGGAGCCGGCCCGTTAAATGTTTCGATTGGCGACTTTACTACCTTTGAAGGGGGCCAACCCTCTGCCGGGGATAATGTGACCATCAATGGGCAACTCCGCCAGGATGGTACATTCACCGCGAATATCGTAAGCGTGGTAGAAGAGACGCATCGCATGGAAATTGAGTTCGAAAACAGTGACGGTGAACGAAGGAAACTTGAGATTGAATACAAATAA